DNA from Mustela lutreola isolate mMusLut2 chromosome 6, mMusLut2.pri, whole genome shotgun sequence:
GAAGACCATGGCGAGGGCAGAGGAGATGCTCACAGGAGAATAAAACACGTTGTGTGAAGGGTTGTCTTGACATAGGATCTTGAAAAGCTGGATGGCAAAGGTGCCATTTGCTTCAGAAAGAGCATCCATTATGTGGGGTCTGAAGCCAGAGCATAAAGAGAAAGGCTGCCTCAACACACACCCTCCACACATTACTGACCTCACACGTGGCAATTTTggaattgtacttttttttacaTAATAAAGCTcgtaaatatctttttttaaagattttatttatttatttgacagacagaaatcacaagagaggcaggcagagagagagaggaggaagcaggctgcctgctgagcagagagcctgatgtggggctcgatcccaggaccccgggatctttacctgagctaaaggcagaggctttaacccactgagccacccaggtgccccaaaagctcATAAATATTCTAAGTTGAAGGAAACACATTTCCTGTTGCTCTCTCCAAAAAGTAAGTccaaattttaagataattagCTAACTGTCGCACTGGCAGAAGATCAAACCGGCTTGAGAGCCTTGGGGGAAAAGAAGAGCAATGGTTCCCGGGCACAGACATACAGCACTCAGCCTCCAGAGACCAGGGAAACCCAGTCTTCTCCATAATACTCTCTTCTTCCATGCATTTATGGAGAGAACTCCTGAGAGTTTCAGTTACACAACAGATCACAGTTTCTCATTAGCTGATTCTTGAGAAATGTTTGAGATGCTGGTAAGTGAAGAGAGAGAGGCTACAGCTGGGTATGAAATTGGCTGTGAGGGTCCCCCTGGCGCGGTGGGGCCAGGGGACAGCCAATGTGCTCTCCTGTTGGGCCGCCCACACCAGCACCCCCATAGCCAGTTAACTCTGGATATCTCATAACCCAACTCAGACTGCCCCACCATTGCTAGCCAGCGGCTAGGCATCACAGGACCCTCGGACCTCGGAACTAAACATGAAGACACTGCATGTTTTTGTTCCACAATTCTTGAGCTAACTCAGAAACACGGATTTGGGAGTTTTACTCCTTAGTCTCAGAAAAAGCCACTAGAGTGAACTGTGCACAAGAGGGCAAAGCCCAGACCCGGGGAACGCCAGAATGGAGAGGTCAGGAGGAACAGAGAAGGGCCCAAGAAAGAGCAAAACCACTGAGAATGGGCCAGTAATCTGAGTAGCTACAGAGGTCAGAAGCATAAATATGACTAGGCAGGTCTGTGACCAAAGACCGCTCCCACCCCCAGGCCACGCTTCTCCAGGGAATTAACTGAGGGTGGAAATGAGACCCTCACCCACACAACGTCTGGTCTCACACCCTGGGAGATCTCCCAGACTTCTCCTCTCCCGCCCTCATCCCCTCACACCCATCACCAAGGCTTGCCTTCTGCTGTCTACATGGCTCTTGCTCCCCTCTATTTCTCTTGAGCCTGCACCGAGTGTAGACCACCTGCTCCCTTTCCCCAATGCCGCCTCAGAACAGAgccaccctcctcctcttcccccgcCCCACATACTCCATTCCCACAGAAAAGCAGAGCCTTTCAGCCCTCCTCTTAAACCTCAGGGCCCTTAGAATAAGCTAAGCTCACTTCGTTTACATGGCTTACGCTCCACCTGCCCGCCTCTGGCTCCAGCCTCCGCCTCTACCCACCCTGACCGCCTTTCATTCCCTCCAAGTCATCCCTGGGCCTTTGAAAACACTGTTTATCCAACTCAGTTGGATGAATGGCACTCAGACCTCCTCTGCACTGGAACAGACTGGCGTCCAGAGACTTCTGAAGGCCCGCCCTAGACAGGGATCCCTTCGCCCGACCGCcgacccccttcctccccccgcGAATTGCTGCTTGGCCCACTGTGGTCCCCCTGGACTGGAAGCTTTGCGGGGCGAGGGCCAGCAAGAGAGCTCGGGAAATGGGAAGTTCTCTACGAATTTGTGTGGAATGCCTGAAAGGATTAGGGTGGCTGAGAAGTGCTTGGATTTGCCGCTGCACACTGGGGATTTTAGCAGGAAAGAGGAGAGGTAGGGAGATGTCATTGCGCGGATCCcgaggagagagaaggggtggggaagaagggcGGGTGGGAATGCGGCTGCAGGGCGGCGGGGCGACGGGGAAGAGGCGTGGGAAGAGCGGACAGAAGACCTACGCGGAGGGCCAGCGGCTGGGGCTAGCGGGGATCGGGAGGCACCGGCGGGGAGAGCGGCGCAGTCACGCCGGCGCCACCGAGCAGCTGCGCCACCGTGCAACTGCGCCACCGGACCCACCGAGCAGCTGCGCCACCGAGCGCCGGTCTCCGTCTGCGTCAGCAGGGAGAGGGCCGGGCCGGCTCGGTTTCGCTCCCGGCCTGGCGTCCAGTCTCCCGGCCGGAGCGCGGGGGTGCTCACGGTCCGCCGTCCCCGCCCGGCCCCAGAACGCCCCACTTGCCGCCTTCAGCACTGCGCCGCTCCTCCCGCCGCCGCCCTCCTGGCCGGATCCCAAGCCGACCTCTACAGCCGCGCCGCAGGTCCCCGCTCCGGTGACTGGTCCCCGcaggcctctgccctcccccagggCCCGAGACCACCTCTCGGCTTCCGCCTCTGCGGGGGCGGCGCGGGGGCGGCGCGGGGACGGGGGGCGGCGCTGGGCAAACCCCCAGGCGCTCCCCGGCCCAGCCGCGCGAGGGGACCCTGCAACCGAAAGGGCTGGAGGCGCCCGCGGTCCGCCAGAGGCCTCCGAAACCGATTCAGAAAGCAAAGGCGTTCAAACTGCAGGTGATCCGGCTATGGCCGCTGCGCTGGCGATCAGTGGAGGCAAAAAACGGGCATGGGGGCAAGGGCAGGACGCGAAGAACGCAGAAGTCCTGGCTTTTCTACTCTCAGTCTCCCGTGTTAGAGTGGGAAGGGCTGTGAGTCTAAATTAGGGGGAGGCAAGCCCGGCAACTAACCGTAATTACCGAGGCACATACTCTTAACGGGCTAACCCCTGTACTCACCTGACCCTGCctccctttaaaagaaaaaattttagcagctttattgaaatacactTAATGCAACATAATATTCACCCTTTAAAAGTATACAtttcagggacatctgggtggctccgtcggttaagtgtctgccttccttgcgctcaggtcatgatcgcagggtcttgggatccagcccccagtcaggctctccttctgctcctcccccacgcTAATGCTCTCTGTCTaggtctgctctctctctgaaaaacaaaagcaaaaacaccttaaaatatacttgttttaaaagaaaaagtatacagTTAGTTAGTTGTATACTAATACTAGATAGTTGTACAACTATCCCCACCACCTAACTTCAGAACATTGTATCACCTAAAAAAGAAACACGGTGCCCATTAGCGATTATTATCTattccctcctcctccagcccgtGGCAACCATTTATCCATTCTGCCTAGTTTTGCCTATTGTGGGCATTTCAGGTAGGTAGATTCATATATGACACAGTCTTTTGTGActctcttctttcacttagcatggtgTTCTCAACGTTGATCTTTGGTGGTTCAAGGTAACAACTACctgtctttgatttcttcttgtgACTGATAATGTAATAATATTGAGTGCATCCACGTATATATCTATTTTGATtgttcattcatcagttggtagacatttgggttgttgccCTCTtgtctgttatgaataatgctactatgaacattcacatacaagttTTGTGTAGACATATATTTTCGTTTCTCTTGAGTCTGTACCTGGAGTGGAATTGTTAAATCATATAATAAGTCTATATTTAACCGTTGGAggaaatgtcaaaatatttttcaaagcagcGGCACAATTTTACCATCATCATTGTATGtgggtttcagtttcttttttaattttagccgtCAGAGTGGGTGTGAAGTGCTATCTCATTATGGCTTGTAGTTAcatatttccctgatgtctaatgatgttgagcattgcTTTTTTGTCATGTGTTTACTGGCTCTTTGTCagagaaaaatcaattcaaatactttgctcattttcttttttctctttttaaagatttaatttgtttatttgacagacaagtaggcatcTGAACTTCTCAGATGTCAGTGCTTTTTCCATGTGGAAAAGCAGAGTTAAATCATAAAATCCACATGACAACATCATGGGTCCATGTACACACTTATTATCCCCCCCCCCctgtctcccagctccacagccCCTGTTCAACTAGGTGGTAGGTTCTGGTCCAAGACAATGCACAGACACTTTTCTTCTTATAAACACACCAAGACTCTTCCGAAATTGGCATGTTTTCCCTATCCAAGGGACACAATAGTAAAACAGCTAGAAAACAACTGAGACCAGCagaggttttcttcttcttcttcttctcctccccccacttcttctttttaaagatttatttatttatttgtggggggagggaagcaaaagagcatgagcaggggtggcaaggaggagagaatctcaagcagactcccccactggacatggggctcgatctcttggccctgagatcatgacctgaaccaaaagagTTAGACACTTCATCAACCGAACCACCTAGGGACCCCCAGCAGCAAAATTCCTGTTTGCCCTCACATACCTGCCCTGCAGTTAGCATCTGGTCCCCCCAAGAATTGTCACTCATTCTGTGTGtccacagggaaggaaggaagaacagagagGTGACCTCCATTTgcatctgctcctcccctgtGAGGGCTTCTCTTCAGTGACAACTCATGGAACACCAGCTCTAGTCCCAGTCTCTCCTCATTTTCTCCAAGTAGCCATGACAGGTCTCATCCATGGCCCCACAAAGGAAGCACATTCTGGTCCCAGGAGAGAAGGCGGGAAATCAGGCAGGCCCCCTCAGCATCCCGGGCAGGGGGGAGCTGGAAGCGGCTCCTACCTGTGGCAAGAGGCCATTCTTAAACTTCCAAGAACTTTGCAAGTCAGTTGTCAAAGTCTTGGTAATAGAAGTCAGCCATGGTGAGAGTGTTTACTCCACAGGAACCAGCAAACACTATTATTCAgggcttcctccttccctcaccccaaCACACGCACACCACCTCTGGGTGTGCCTAGCCAGTCTGCTAGCACATTGATCCTGTATCTCCTGCCTACAAGTTTACTTCGCCCTCCTGgattcccttccttcctggcaGAGAAAAAGATGTAAGTTCCTCACCTGTACTTAAGAttcttgctactcaaagtgtggtccaccGACTAATAGCATCTGTACTATGTGCAGTCTTGTTAGAAATAAGAACAGGAAGGCGAcacccagacctactgaacaGAGACCGTGTCTAAGCAAGATTACTAAGGCAGCCATATCAACGGAGCCTAGAtccagtggcttaaacaacagaaatctatttacTCGcgattctggaagctggaaatccaagatcaaggtgtcaacagatgtggtttcttctgaggcctctctccttggcttgtggatgcCTATCTCCTTTCTGCGTCTTCACATGGCTCTTCCTCTGTATCTATCTGTGTCCAAGTGTCCTCCTCTTAAAAGGACCTCAGTCATGTCAGGTGAAGGCCCACCCTAATGATCTCCTTTTTACTTTTATCACTtctttaaagaccctgtctctaagtacagtcacattctgagcaCAGGGGTAaggacttcaatatatgaattttgggggaaaaaattcagCCTATAACAATTTGTATCCATGTTaatgtttgagaaacactgtctggATCAATCCCTACCCTGTCTTTCAAGACTCTTGTTCAATAATTACCGGGCCTTCAACAAACCCTTCCcttcagaataaaaaataatgtccTTACATTTTTGGCATAGTCTCTTCTTAGCTTCATCAACCTGTCCATACCAGCAGTTCCACTTTTGAATATACAGTAGAAATGCGTACACaaggggctgcctggctggctcagtagagcatctcattcttgatcttgggatcctgagttGGGGACCCAATTTGGGTATAGAGatggctttaaaaaagaaagaaatacatacacatgTTCACCAAAAGATGTGCAGTGGTCTTCATCCAGCACTACTTGTAATAATCCAAAGTCGGAAACTCCTGGAATGCTGTCTAGTGGATGGATTGAAAGAAATGAGCTCAGGCTGGAACCCACGAACACTCAGACTCATTGCCATGGGCTTACCATGCCAGATGAGTATTGTCATCAGGAAGCAGAATGACATCAGGTCCTGGCTGTGCACAGGGCAGTCCCAAGTCCTGGGTTTGCACCTCTCTACATACCCTGTTTTAAATTTAGCTTGCTTAAATATCATATATACTATCTCTGTCTCCTCATAAAAACAAGAAGTCAAAATTAGATTACTGAAACATGAGCACAGCTTACCCCCTAAATAATATATCCAGCTTAAAGAACCCCTTGGAGACAGACAAGAGAGTTTTTACTTCTGTATGGATCTTTATGCTGGTACATTTAAATCTTCCTTGGTACATCTTGGTGTTGAGTACAGAGTGCTTGTGTTCCCACAGATCAAATACTACAAGGTGAGCAAGAATAGATCAGCAAATACAGAGAGACCTAAACTTTCTGTATTAGTTTTGGAAGGAGTTGTGGTTTTGTTCCTCTTTTGGGAATCTGCATAAAGAAATACCCCCATGGATCTCCTAATTCAAAAATATTCCTCCAAGTTAAGAGGATCGTTAAATAATATTCAGTCCTCTGGGGAGAAGGTTCTGGCTAGAAAAGATACTGTTGGCCAAAGGTAGTGATCCTTTCATCCTGAAGAGTTGCccaattttgtcaaataaatgtaaCTCTAAGGCTTaagaatatattcaaatatacttTAAACTTTTCTATCCTTGAGTGATATGCATGAAGGTTGAATTCAACCTATAGCTCCCATCCATCATCCCATTCAAAAGGGAGTGTAGGAAGGTATCTCAAGTTAGCCCCAACACCCAGTAACACTGTTTTCTGAGCTCAGAATTATAGAGCCTTGAATCTTAACACAACAGGCATCCTCATCACCCACATTGCAAAGTGTCTGAGTGAATGTAGAGCATGATAGCATGATAGCACGACACACTCATGCTGGCTGTCACTGGGCTCCAGGACTCAGAGGCAATTTATCTCCAATCCATATCCTATCACCAAGGACAGCAGCTGGGTTTGACCAAGGATGAGAAAACAGAACTCTCGCTACAAAAATCATTTTGggctttttctcccttcctcccagtaAAAGATACAGAGAGGACATGAAATCCACTCAGCATAGATTAAGAATTgagaagtgtttttgttttgttttgttttaaagatttatttatttatttatttgagagagagcagggggaggggagagggcaagAGGGAATCCTCTGGCAGGACCTTCACTGAGCGCAGagcatgacatggggctcattctaagaccctgagatttttttttaatactatttatttatttgacagagagagaccacaagcaggcagagaggcaggcagagagagagggagaagcagggcagtctccctttttattttttttttaattttatttatttataaaaatgaacatcAATTAATCAGATGTTTTCTAGAATGACCAGGACTTATCCATGAAGACCCAGCCAGCAGAAGGACCCATGATCATCCCCAAGGTGACTGAAGCTCGGAGCAGGCCACCTCCTTGGGGTGGCACCATGTATTTCTGACTTAAAGAAGAATGCTTGGCACAGCTAACCGATGGGATGGTTAGAATCATTCCATTAGTTCATGAATCTTACCATAACATCACCCTATATATTGCATGGTAGTTGGTTTTGTTCCACTTACTGCATTAAGGAAGGCTTTTTCTGGATTTAGGAATTTGGGAGAGGCTACCAGATTAAAGTCTCAGTTTGACAATAAGATTTTTGTTTAGGAAGACTATTTTGTCAGTAGTGTGATCCTGGTTGTGGGGGCTCTCTGTGCATTTTAGGATGTCTGGCAGCATTcatggcctctacccactaggtACCAGGAGCACTTCCCCCATTATGACAATCCAAGTGACTCCAGATGTTGCCATGGGTCTTCCGAGGGGACACCATTGCCCCCAGCTGAAAACTTGTGTAGCAAATGTATTCCTATCAGAAAAGTATGATAACagggagcagaaagaaaagaaaaagataggtcTTTGGGATTGAGTCTAACATGGCCTCAGGGAACATGAGAAAGAGCAGACATAAAAACGAAAATGTCTCACTAGCAATTTTACAGAAGTTCTCCAGACCAGATTGTGATTAAATGTCAAGTCAGAATGGAAACTAAGATTGTTCCTGTATCTCCCTCCCCAACCCAAAGTCTTCCATCTCCAGTAAATGGGAAGAAGGAACCTTAGGGTGACCCCACTGAGGTTCACTGCTGCACTGTGGGGAGTGTTCATACAACCCCGATATTACATGCAAAATGTCTGCATATCACAATGCTCTGGGACACTTTCGCCAGATCGTCATAGAAACCCAAAACACAGGGAGGCTAAGGGCTACTTCCCAAAAGCATTACCCACTACTGCATTTTTACAGAAGGTCACACATAACCCACTAGATTATGTGTTTGGGGAAGATTATGTGTTCCCTCTAAACAACTCCAGAAGACATAAATTCTCTCATTTGTGTTGTATTTGTCACCATACATAACCACAATCTAAAAACGATCCATTTACAAAAATTCATGTAGATAACTCCCtttccattttaaatgttttttttaattttttaaatttctttccagtgttccagaattcattgtttatgcgccacccccagtgctccatacggtatgtgccctccataatacccaccaccaggctcacccaatctcccacccctcgcccctctaaaaccctcagattgtttttcagagtccatgatctctcatggttcatctccccctccaatttccccctactcccttctcctctccatgttctctgtgttatttcttatgctccacaaataagcaaaaccatctgatacttgactctctctgcttgacttatatcactcagcataatctcttccagtcctgtccatgttgatacaaaagttgggtattcggggcgcctgggtggctcagtgggttaaagcctctgccttcggctcaggtcatgatcctggggtcctgggatcgagtcccgcatcgggctctctgctaagcagggagcctgcttccctctctctctctctgcctgcctctccatctacttgtgatctctctctgtcaaataaataaataaaatcttaaaaaaaaaatttgggtattcatcctttctgatggaggcataatacaccatagtgtatatggaccacatcttcctcatcgttcgtccattgaagggcatcttggttctttccacagttcggtgactatggccattgctgctatgaacattggggtacagatggcccttcttttcactccatctctgtctttggggtaaatacccagtagtgcaattgcaggatcatagggaagctctatttttaatttcttaaggaatctccatactgttttccaaagtggctgcaccaacttgcattcccaccaacagcataaaagggttcccttttctccatcctctcccatacctgttgtttactgtcttgttaattttggccattctaactagtataaggtggtatctcaatgtggttttgatttgaatctccctgatgactagtgatgatgaacattttttcatgtgtctaatagccatttgtatgtcttcattggagaagtgtctgttcatgtcttctgcccattttttgacattattttttgttttatgtgtgttgagtttgaggagttctttatagatcctggatatcagccctttgtctgtattgtcatttgtgaatatatgtttttaacaaaagtttaaaataaaataaaacaaaatgaaatccttTGCCTTTTTGTGAGCTAAATAGTTAtagttttatcttatttatcaAAGATGTAATTTTGCTATAATATACTGATACTTTTGTCTGGATAAAATAACTTTATCACTTGATTTCCCCCCATGAACACTGTCAGAGATTCTCTATTCTACACAACTGACCTTTCTACCCATGTCTGCCCTTTCTCCATCACCATGGTGCCCCTCCTGCTATATCAATGAGCCATACTGGTTTTCATCAGCTGGTATGAAGATGTGAAAAGATCAGCTGTTTGGaatcacagggaaaaaagcaTGACCTTGCTCTTCCTTTGTAACAAGCATGCACACCTGGGACATCTGGGCAGCAGTGTTTCCTTTTGCTGTTATGAAGACTGTAGCCAGGGCAAAAGAGATGCTCAGGGCCCAGAAAAACACATGTCCTGAGttctcctttttctcccacattctttttgttttaatttctttttatttaaattcaattaattaatagtgtattattagtttcagaggctgagttcagtgattcatcggttGCATGTAACAatagtgctcattccatcacgtgtgctccttaatgcccatcacccagtcaccccatcccccccccacctcccctccagcaaccctcagtttgtttcctagagataagggtctcttatgatttgtctccctctccgattttgtcttattttctttttttcttccttcccttatgattctctgttttgtttcttaaattccacatatgagtgagatcatatggtaattgtctttctctgattgagttattttgcttagcataataccctctagttccatccacatcattgcaaataacaAGGCTTCATTTTTTGATGatctatatatatgaataatattcatattattcatatatatatatgaataatattcatatatatatatatatatatataatcttacatcttttttatccattcatctgttgatggacatctgggctctttccatagtttggttattgtggatattgctgctataaacattgggatgcaggtgcTCCTTTGAATCAGCACTTTTGTATTCTTAGATAAATACCTgttagtgcaatttctgggtcatagggtagctctattttcaactttttgaggaacctccatattgtttcccagagtgactgtaccagcttacgttcccaccaacagtgtaggagggttcccccttctctgcatccttgccaaggtctcttgtttcttgacttgctaattttagccattctatctagtgtgaagtggcatctcattgtggttttgacttatatttctctgatgccgagcaaggttgagcattttttcatgtgtctattggccatgtTGGCcatgacttctttggagaaatgtctattgatgtcttctacccatttcttgatgggattatttgttgtttgggtgttgagtttaataagttctttatagatcttagatcctagccctttatctgataagacatttgcaaatatcttctcccattctgtgggccatctttttgttttttgagaaaagcccccaaatggccaaaggaatgtggaaaagaaaaccaaagctggtggcatcacaattccagacttccccacattctttttttttttttttaaagattttattttttttttttaaagattttatttatttatttgtcagagagagagcgagtgagagcgagcacaggcagacagagtggaaggcagaggcagagggagaagcaggctccctgcggagggcaaggagccagatgtgggactcgatcccaggacgctgggatcatgacctgagccgaaggcagctgcttaaccaactgagccacccaggcgtccctttttaaagattttatttatttacttgacagagagagatcacagtaggcagagagg
Protein-coding regions in this window:
- the LOC131834457 gene encoding sterile alpha motif domain-containing protein 1-like, which encodes MGSSLRICVECLKGLGWLRSAWICRCTLGILAGKRRGREMSLRGSRGERRGGEEGRVGMRLQGGGATGKRRGKSGQKTYAEGQRLGLAGIGRHRRGERRSHAGATEQLRHRATAPPDPPSSCATERRSPSASAGRGPGRLGFAPGLASSLPAGARGCSRSAVPARPQNAPLAAFSTAPLLPPPPSWPDPKPTSTAAPQVPAPVTGPRRPLPSPRARDHLSASASAGAARGRRGDGGRRWANPQALPGPAARGDPATERAGGARGPPEASETDSESKGVQTAGKEGRTER